Genomic DNA from Streptomyces diastaticus subsp. diastaticus:
CGACGGCGGCGCCACCTGGCAGCCCCAGCAGGTCGTCCGCAAGGACGCCGCGCCCAAGGGGTACGGCGACCCCAGCCTCCTCGTCGACCGGGAGACCGGAAGGATCTTCGTCTTCTACGCGGCCTCCGTGAACCAGGGCTTCTTCGGCTCCGCCACCGGCAACGACGAGAACGACCCCGACGTCCTCCAGGCCGACTACAGCTACTCCGACGACGACGGCCTCACCTGGAAGCACGAACGGATCACCGCCGACATCAAGAACCCCGCCTGGGCCGGCATGTTCGCCGCCTCCGGCGAGGGCATCCAACTGCGGCACGGCGCCCACAAGGGCCGCCTGATCCAGCAGTACGCCATCCGGCACAACGGCGCCAACTACGCCGTCAGCGCCTACAGCGACGACCACGGCGCCACCTGGAAGATGGGTACCCCGGTCGGACCGGGCGGCGACGAGAACAAGACCGTGGAGCTCTCCGACGGCCGCGTCCTCCTCAACAACCGCTCCGCGCCCTACCGCACGGTGGCCTACTCCACCGACGGCGGCGTCACCTACACACCCTTCCAGCAGGACACCGAACTGCCCGACCCCGCCAACAACGGCTCCATCGCGCGGTTCGCCCCGGACGTCCCCGCCTCCCATCCGCGCTCCTCGTGGCTGCTGTTCAGCAACACGGCCACCACCGGCAGCCGCAGCAACCTCACCGTCCGCCTCTCCTGCGACAACGGCGAGAACTGGCCGGTGCGCAAGACCGTCGAGGCCGGCTCCGCCGCCTACTCCACGCTCACCCCGCTCAGCGACGGCACCGGCGCCAACCCCCGCGTGGGCCTCCTGTGGGAACGCGCCGATTACCAGCACATCACCTACTCCTCCTTCGACCTGGCCTCGCTCGGAGGAGTCTGCGCCCCCGTCACCGTCACCCCGCCCACCGCTCTGCCCGCCGGCGCCACCACCGACGTCACCGTCCGCGTCGTCAGCCAGAACGACGTGGACCTGCCCGCGGGCAAGGTCTCCCTCTCCGTCCCCGAGGGCTGGAGCGCCCCCGCGGTCACCATGCCCGCGCTCAAGCCCGGCCAGGGCGCCAACGTCAAGATCCCCGTCACCGTCCCCGCGGGCACCGACGCGGGCGGCGTCCAGGCCACCGCCACCTACCAGGTACGCGGCTCCCAGCACGCCTACGGCGACACGACGCTCACCGTCACCGCCCCCTGACCGGCCACGGCCCGCCCGTCCCGACCCGGTACGGGCGGGCCGTCCACCCGTACCACCCTTCGCACAGCCCAGGAGTCCTCATGTCCCCGTCCCAGCCCCTCCGCGGTGTCGTGCCGCCCGTCTGCACCCCCCTCGACGCGTCGGGTGAGGTCGACACCGCCTCGCTCGCCCGGCTCGTCGAGCACCTCGTCGGCGGGGGAGTGCACGGGCTCTTCGCCCTGGGCTCCAGCAGCGAGGTCGCCTTCCTGACCGACCCGCAGCGGGAGGTGGCCCTGCGAACGGTGGTCGAGGCCGCCGCCGGCCGCGTGCCCGTCCTCGCCGGTGCCATCGACATGACCACCCCCCGGGTGCTGGCCCACGCCGAGGCGGCGCGCAAGGCGGGCGCGGACGCCCTGGTGGCCACCGCCCCCTTCTACGCCCGCACCCATCCCCGGGAGATCGCCCGCCACTTCCGCACCGTCCGCGACCGCGTCGACCTGCCGCTCTACGCCTACGACCTCCCCGTCTCCGTCCACAGCAAGCTGTCCTCGGCCCTGGTGCGCGAACTGGCCGAGGACGGCACGCTCGCCGGTCTCAAGGACAGCAGCGGCGACGAGGGCTCCCTGCGCCGGCTCATCGTCGAACTCGGCGGCCGCGACGGCCGCGCCGAGGGACCGGCCCCCGCCTTCAGCATCCTCACCGGCTCCGAACTCACCGTCGACGCCGCCCTGCTCGCCGGGGCGGACGGCGTCGTCCCCGGCCTCGGCAACGTCGACCCCGCCGGATACGTGCGCCTG
This window encodes:
- a CDS encoding exo-alpha-sialidase, whose protein sequence is MQRRTVLAVVPATLALLTATVPAAHGATVQTTAGFTSQDIATAGTGSPHYRIPALTRTTKGTLLAAYDARPTLADLPGNLGIVLRRSTDGGATWQPQQVVRKDAAPKGYGDPSLLVDRETGRIFVFYAASVNQGFFGSATGNDENDPDVLQADYSYSDDDGLTWKHERITADIKNPAWAGMFAASGEGIQLRHGAHKGRLIQQYAIRHNGANYAVSAYSDDHGATWKMGTPVGPGGDENKTVELSDGRVLLNNRSAPYRTVAYSTDGGVTYTPFQQDTELPDPANNGSIARFAPDVPASHPRSSWLLFSNTATTGSRSNLTVRLSCDNGENWPVRKTVEAGSAAYSTLTPLSDGTGANPRVGLLWERADYQHITYSSFDLASLGGVCAPVTVTPPTALPAGATTDVTVRVVSQNDVDLPAGKVSLSVPEGWSAPAVTMPALKPGQGANVKIPVTVPAGTDAGGVQATATYQVRGSQHAYGDTTLTVTAP
- a CDS encoding dihydrodipicolinate synthase family protein; this translates as MSPSQPLRGVVPPVCTPLDASGEVDTASLARLVEHLVGGGVHGLFALGSSSEVAFLTDPQREVALRTVVEAAAGRVPVLAGAIDMTTPRVLAHAEAARKAGADALVATAPFYARTHPREIARHFRTVRDRVDLPLYAYDLPVSVHSKLSSALVRELAEDGTLAGLKDSSGDEGSLRRLIVELGGRDGRAEGPAPAFSILTGSELTVDAALLAGADGVVPGLGNVDPAGYVRLYDAVRAGELDRAVAEQERLVALFGLVDAGPESEMGRNSSAIGAFKHALRLLGVFTHGATAVPQIPLDETSVAHVERRLRAAGLLPVR